One stretch of Paramormyrops kingsleyae isolate MSU_618 chromosome 4, PKINGS_0.4, whole genome shotgun sequence DNA includes these proteins:
- the ankrd12 gene encoding ankyrin repeat domain-containing protein 12 isoform X1 has translation MAKPGMDRDGAMVEKQVVKKSKDKISPFTKTPKVDRNEMLGREMKSKSSMKRKLSFTVSPPQNEERDSDTDSDPGHSSETWAERLIPPCAIYSADKDGPDKKKVKKETGNKKSTPMNILFGYPLSERKQMALLMQMTARDNSPDSTPSHPSQAPTVQKKIASTTSSRQKDKVNKRNERGETPLHMAAIRGDAKQVRELISLGADVNVKDFAGWTPLHEACNLGYYDVAKVLIAAGAEVNTQGLDDDTPLHDASSSGHRDIVKLLLRHGGNAFQANKRGERPVDVADSQEVELLLKGEAPLSDLDDSSSESEDPPSVNPSSIDDNMEYSDTEKDSDSKQTNTAKASVSGLDEYEFKDEEEEEDLSKALNDRHILRREARQREKEEKDRNHFLAKQDKGSPATGNLKKPKPSRVLFCSSESSSDDAETPVERKGPPTTDGHKPDVRLKKEPGAENKEKGKVKKKYKNQSKNKENQEVKDDGKENSKAVFFSSSTAAGLETPEKTREEDSFKMSFSPKDDSSVHLFHLPTMKSPKLNHSLSDKQATPLKQENVKACVSVGDSPCQVDGIKYDHYVEADCATEGSSSRGFKHKEKSKHHQRDLCLDGDDRSSSSPHKDDNLGTSMDSAEGALRKTDKDGKVLKKHKLKHCGKDKHRKECEMEKDKQRQKEMRKDGHRNLEFDREFWKENFFKSDENEDSTPGKTEILEGNSPQKADESPIKEERPVREKHASLKDKRQKDEREKDKSFKKERELFYKEERSREGKTGELDEKTSGITTDEGRDESLCAAGMKEETEDRPVTETEVDQEQMDPSEKGAREKTERKPAGKERECERIDKKHSEKEKKMRVEHFPEKSEPHNFADKWREREKMVTTSHSSGENKYKESEKLKAILTTKKPEENKKSRDKMERKTDKEKQEKERYSENREKDRYSENREKDKMGIDRKGKTSEKVMEHNKSDRTKEKEKDWDKKKKDKAKDVISSSSNLKLLLEERKSSISEGTKISHEKNVSAKLKDDVLKTPEKDRRERDRDAERHRDRDRHKDKSQQSKVSKTNTADAEKSKAKSSPAPKDVRPKEKRLVNDDLMQTSFERMLSLKDQEIEQWHRKHMEKIKQKERERMKLRPGAELGKLKNRDRTRITPGDVCVSKDLQRSKSSEVSETHTREQKLKDATGTRSFSLDAKNLPYTGKSTLCLDSSLSRSPKPESERCGPICRSVSMISMASSEDSCQTNALTPRPLSEYDSDFTVEGSDSQASFSQSSCVTHVITSPAVHEKETDSLLDGAQRNKTPLSGRHATPYLRSILDDDSKPAYADAKSLEDSSRPSVLSHLSSDKGPVQDVAPPQSSQSMPVLLHPIRSNCISDGENLADTGSEGHVSGSRLLLVSNSSDTLGKEPSERVSQQVNLSQSEGIPPAILEPKRSHAADPLIDRGAPFPHLDDSRVENISKKLYSECNKDTDDSLTPETSVMFPSCLPAQQHLPTNAKASSDSCNKQWDSHTEFNMELLQRSDASVPSGLEQKDKLTCETAACNPESKAEEHKVTGSCREEWAKSPGPSIAVCSSIQRPDSRIDDAMMNVKVGIPEAKDIHEEADMETDDADTKDSKTLKHAIGSAEPCDLSPCDVRDNPVSPVLEPSHPSPERKDEASDAPEGLEKSSSSVEMAEKPQILPEGSNQGQTLAEVKPEPGEEMITDQSTSEEKRQQLHKDALGGDYVQRDPQEEHSGTSSGGSSPLPGDGDCDCSGARAKVRLSEEDEIQVHHPRKRKMPRVPQPMQASPTAQQVKEKNQQSLAAIVDSLKLEEIQPYQTERANPYYEFLHIRKKIEEKRKVLCSVIPQAPQYYDEYVTFNGSYLLDGNPLSKLCIPTITPPPSLPEPLKELFKQQEVVRMKLRLQHSIEREKLIVSNEQEVLRVHYRAARTLANQTLPFSACTVLLDAEVYNMPQDAQGDDGKTSVRDRFNTRQFMSWLQDVDDKFDKLKTCLLMRQQHEAAALNAVQRLEWQLKLQELDLATYKSTSIFEIPEFYIPLVDVNDDFDLTPI, from the exons ACTCTACCCCAAGTCACCCGTCTCAGGCACCGACAGTGCAGAAGAAGATTGCCAGCACCACGTCGTCCCGGCAGAAGGACAAGGTCAACAAAAGGAACGAGCGTGGTGAGACTCCTCTGCACATGGCTGCCATCCGAGGGGATGCCAAGCAGGTCCGCGAGCTCATCAGCCTTGGCGCCGACGTCAACGTCAAAGACTTTGCAG GGTGGACGCCTCTCCATGAAGCCTGTAATCTTGGTTACTATGATGTGGCCAAAGTGCTCATCGCAGCAGGAGCAGAGGTCAACACACAGGGCCTGGACGACGACACGCCGCTTCATGATGCATCCAGCAGTGGACATAGGGAT ATTGTCAAGCTGCTGTTACGACACGGGGGCAACGCCTTTCAGGCCAACAAGCGCGGCGAGCGGCCTGTGGATGTGGCCGACTCGCAGGAGGTGGAGCTCCTGCTGAAGGGCGAGGCGCCGCTCTCTGACCTGGACGACAGCTCCTCAG AATCAGAAGACCCTCCATCAGTAAATCCTTCTAGTATTGATGACAACATGGAATATTCAGACACTGAAAAGGATTCTGACAGCAAGCAGACTAACACTGCAAAGGCATCTGTATCTGGGCTGGATGAATACGAGTTCAaggacgaggaggaggaagaggatctGAGCAAGGCTCTGAATGACCGACACATCCTCAGAAGGGAGGCGCGCCAGCGAGAGAAGGAGGAGAAGGACAGGAACCATTTCCTGGCTAAGCAGGATAAGGGTAGCCCAGCCACGGGCAATTTGAAGAAACCGAAACCGTCACGGGTCCTCTTCTGCAGCTCGGAGAGCTCCAGTGATGATGCAGAGACCCCCGTGGAGAGGAAAGGCCCCCCCACCACTGACGGGCATAAACCTGACGTGAGGCTGAAGAAGGAACCGGGGGCAGAAAACAAGGAAAAAGGCAAAGTGAAGAAAAAGTACAAAAATCAGagtaaaaacaaagaaaatcaaGAAGTTAAAGATGACGGTAAAGAGAACAGTAAGGCGGTGTTCTTCTCATCTTCAACAGCAGCAGGCCTGGAAACCCCAGAGAAAACCCGAGAAGAAGACTCGTTCAAAATGTCATTCAGCCCGAAGGATGACTCTTCTGTTCACCTCTTCCATCTACCAACGATGAAGTCCCCGAAGCTCAACCACAGCCTGAGCGACAAGCAAGCTACCCCTCTCAAACAAGAAAATGTTAAGGCGTGTGTCTCAGTTGGGGATTCTCCCTGTCAAGTTGATGGTATCAAATATGACCACTATGTTGAGGCTGACTGTGCTACAGAGGGCTCTAGCAGCAGAGGATTCAAGCATAAGGAGAAGAGCAAACATCACCAGAGAGATCTCTGCCTAGATGGGGATGACAGGAGCTCCTCCAGCCCTCACAAGGATGATAATCTGGGAACAAGCATGGACAGTGCTGAAGGAGCCTTACGGAAGACCGACAAAGATGGCAAAGTGCTCAAAAAACACAAACTGAAGCACTGCGGGAAAGACAAGCACCGGAAAGAGTGTGAGATGGAGAAGGACAAGCAGAGGCAGAAAGAGATGAGAAAAGATGGTCACAGAAATCTAGAGTTTGACCGGGAGTTCTGGAAAGAGAACTTCTTTAAAAGTGATGAAAATGAGGACTCGACCCCAGGGAAAACAGAGATCCTCGAAGGTAATTCCCCACAAAAGGCTGACGAGTCCCCCATTAAAGAGGAGAGGCCAGTTCGAGAAAAGCATGCTAGCCTCAAAGACAAGAGACAAAAAGATGAACGGGAAAAAGACAAATCCTtcaaaaaagagagagagcttTTCTACAAAGAGGAACGGAGCAGAGAAGGTAAAACGGGTGAGCTGGATGAGAAGACAAGCGGCATCACCACAGATGAGGGACGGGACGAATCCTTGTGTGCTGCAGGCATGAAAGAGGAGACAGAGGACCGGCCAGTTACCGAGACCGAGGTAGATCAGGAGCAAATGGACCCCTCGGAGAAAGGTGCTCGAGAAAAAACAGAGAGAAAACCCGCGGGGAAGGAACGAGAATGTGAGAGGATAGACAAAAAACATTCtgagaaagagaagaaaatgAGAGTGGAGCACTTCCCAGAAAAATCTGAACCGCATAATTTTGCTGACAaatggagagagagggaaaagaTGGTGACCACCTCCCATTCTTCCGGAGAGAATAAATACAAGGAAAGTGAAAAGCTGAAGGCCATTCTGACTACTAAGAAGCCAGAAGAGAACAAGAAAAGCAGGGACAAGATGGAAAGGAAGACTGACAAAGAGAAGCAGGAGAAGGAACGGTATTCCGAGAACAGAGAGAAGGATCGGTATTCCGAGAACAGAGAGAAGGACAAAATGGGCATTGACAGGAAAGGCAAAACCTCTGAAAAAGTTATGGAGCACAACAAATCTGACAGGACAAAGGAAAAGGAGAAAGACTgggacaaaaagaaaaaagacaagGCAAAAGATGTCATTTCCTCAAGCTCGAACTTGAAATTGCTTTTGGAAGAGCGAAAATCCAGCATTTCTGAGGGCACTAAGATATCCCACGAGAAGAATGTCTCTGCTAAGCTGAAGGATGATGTGCTGAAAACTCCAGAAAAAGACCGCAGGGAGCGGGACAGGGATGCTGAGAGACACCGGGACAGGGACCGGCACAAAGATAAATCCCAACAGTCCAAAGTATCCAAGACAAACACTGCAGATGCCGAAAAGAGCAAAGCGAAATCCTCACCGGCCCCTAAGGATGTCCGGCCGAAAGAAAAGAGGCTTGTAAACGACGATCTCATGCAGACTAGTTTTGAACGCATGCTAAGTCTGAAGGACCAAGAGATCGAACAGTGGCACAGGAAGCATATGGAGAAGATCAAGCAGAAAGAGCGAGAGCGAATGAAGCTGCGACCAGGTGCAGAGCTAGGGAAGTTGAAGAACAGAGACAGGACGAGGATCACTCCAGGAGATGTCTGTGTGAGCAAAGACCTGCAGCGTTCCAAGAGCTCAGAGGTGTCGGAGACTCACACCAGAGAGCAAAAACTGAAAGATGCCACTGGCACACGTTCATTCTCCCTGGATGCCAAGAATCTGCCGTATACTGGGAAATCAACCCTTTGTCTTGACAGCAGCTTGAGCCGCTCCCCCAAGCCGGAAAGTGAGAGGTGTGGTCCTATATGCAGATCGGTGTCAATGATTTCAATGGCGAGCTCGGAAGACTCCTGCCAAACAAATGCTCTCACACCAAGACCCCTGAGTGAGTATGACTCCGACTTCACGGTGGAAGGTTCAGACTCCCAGGCATCCTTTTCACAATCTTCCTGTGTGACACATGTCATCACGTCACCTGCCGTTCATGAAAAAGAAACTGATAGTCTACTTGATGGGGCTCAGCGCAACAAGACTCCTCTCTCTGGTAGACATGCCACCCCTTATCTGAGGTCAATTCTGGATGACGACTCCAAGCCTGCATATGCTGATGCCAAGTCTTTAGAGGATTCCAGTAGGCCGAGTGTGCTGTCACACTTAAGTAGTGATAAAGGACCTGTACAAGATGTGGCTCCTCCACAGTCAAGCCAGAGCATGCCGGTTCTGCTACACCCAATCCGAAGCAACTGCATTTCTGATGGTGAGAATCTTGCCGACACTGGCAGTGAAGGGCATGTTTCTGGCAGTCGGCTCCTGCTCGTCTCGAACAGCAGCGATACTCTAGGAAAAGAGCCAAGTGAAAGGGTGAGTCAACAGGTTAACCTTTCACAGTCTGAGGGTATACCGCCGGCTATACTAGAACCAAAACGGTCACATGCCGCTGACCCGCTTATAGATAGGGGTGCACCATTTCCACATCTGGATGACTCAAGAGTGGAAAACATCAGCAAAAAACTATATTCTGAATGTAACAAGGATACAGATGATTCCCTTACTCCAGAAACCTCAGTAATGTTCCCATCCTGTCTGCCCGCTCAGCAGCATCTACCCACTAATGCCAAAGCCTCCTCAGATTCTTGCAACAAGCAGTGGGATAGCCATACAGAGTTCAACATGGAATTGCTCCAGAGATCAGATGCCAGTGTTCCTTCAGGGCTTGAGCAAAAAGATAAGCTTACGTGTGAGACTGCTGCTTGCAATCCAGAAAGCAAAGCAGAGGAACACAAGGTGACTGGAAGTTGCAGAGAGGAATGGGCTAAAAGCCCTGGGCCCTCCATCGCTGTCTGCAGCAGCATACAGAGGCCAGACAGCAGGATCGACGATGCCATGATGAATGTCAAAGTAGGCATCCCTGAAGCCAAGGACATTCACGAGGAAGCAGACATGGAGACAGATGATGCAGACACAAAAGACAGTAAAACACTAAAACACGCCATAGGATCTGCTGAGCCATGTGACCTTTCCCCGTGTGACGTCCGTGATAATCCTGTATCACCTGTGTTAGAGCCCAGTCATCCCAGTCCTGAACGTAAAGATGAAGCCTCAGATGCTCCTGAGGGCTTGGAAAAGAGCAGCAGCAGTGTGGAGATGGCAGAGAAGCCACAAATTCTGCCAGAGGGCAGTAACCAGGGCCAGACTCTAGCTGAAGTGAAGCCTGAGCCTGGGGAGGAGATGATCACTGACCAGAGCACATCTGAAGAGAAACGGCAGCAGTTACACAAGGATGCCCTGGGTGGAGACTATGTCCAAAGGGATCCCCAGGAGGAGCACAGTGGGACTTCCTCAGGAGGTTCCTCTCCACTACCAGGAGATGGAGACTGCGACTGCTCAGGGGCTAGGGCCAAGGTCCGGCTGTCTGAAGAAGATGAAATTCAGGTGCATCACCCACGGAAAAGGAAGATGCCCCGGGTGCCTCAGCCGATGCAAGCTAGCCCCACTGCACAGCAGGTTAAGGAGAAGAACCAACAGTCTCTGGCTGCCATAGTAGACTCACTTAAGCTGGAAGAGATACAGCCTTACCAGACCGAGAGGGCCAACCCCTACTATGAGTTCTTGCACATCCGTAAGAAGATCGAGGAGAAGCGCAAAGTGCTTTGCAGCGTTATTCCTCAAGCACCGCAGTATTACGATGAATACGTGACCTTCAACGGCTCCTACCTCCTAGATGGAAATCCACTGAGCAAACTTTGCATTCCAACT ATAACACCACCTCCATCACTGCCTGAACCGCTGAAGGAGTTGTTCAAGCAGCAGGAAGTTGTCCGCATGAAGTTACGTCTGCAGCACAGCATTGAACGG GAAAAGCTAATTGTTTCAAATGAGCAAGAAGTCCTGCGTGTCCACTATCGTGCAGCAAGAACACTAGCCAACCAGACCCTGCCTTTCAGCGCGTGTACAGTTCTTCTGGATGCCGAAGTTTACAACATGCCGCAAGATGCCCAA GGAGATGATGGGAAGACATCTGTCCGTGACCGGTTCAACACCAGGCAGTTTATGTCATGGTTGCAGGATGTTGACGACAAGTTTGATAAACTGAAG ACCTGCCTCCTGATGCGTCAGCAGCACGAGGCCGCCGCGCTCAACGCTGTGCAGAGGCTGGAGTGGCAGCTCAAGCTGCAGGAGCTCGACCTGGCCACCTACAAGTCTACCAGCATCTTTGAGATCCCCGAGTTCTACATCCCACTCGTCGACGTCAATGACGACTTCGACCTCACCCCCATATGA